The following are encoded together in the Daucus carota subsp. sativus chromosome 5, DH1 v3.0, whole genome shotgun sequence genome:
- the LOC108223111 gene encoding uncharacterized protein LOC108223111, which produces MSLSESSSPVASEIQVRRRFRDLRGVQWRIDLGILPASFSSLDHLRQVTANSRRWYAALRRCLLIDPLIPKDGSNSPNLVIDNPLSQNPDSTWGRFFRNAELERMLDQDLSRLYPEHGSYFQTPGCQGMLRRILLLWCLRHPEYGYRQGMHELLAPFLYVLHIDVEHLSEVRKTHEDQFTDKFDGFSFHESDLTYRFGLNSFSSYLEDELGPQKSPAKISSLSELDPKIQDIVLLSDAYGAEGELGIVLSEKFMEHDAYCMFDALMNGSGAVTMSEFFAHSPSGVPHNGIPPVIEASSALYHLLAIVDASLHSHLVELGVEPQYFALRWLRVLFGREFALEDLLIIWDEIFAADNSKLYSFAENDVGFGSGTLDSLRGAFISAFAVSMILHLRSSLLATENATSCLQRLLNFPEDIKLEKLIAKSKSLQGLAIDANNSSTQPAYNGGYRQNATTVVRGHSFSSDSGCPRAALPLVPESYWEEKWRVLHRAEESKEGGVGKKIPNRIKGWSEKVKLRLSRTESDPSPSNFIGGRRAPKSAVRRGLLKDLAQQLGSEEDVEKLASTEDVCQDVAEDIDNLGSGNNPTCISDDRCMNGNAGSEENSSIFSDPPSPIGGTNDQGNESESSVASNLSVGIDTDHVKAKPSMSNPDEVDSDHNNANSSRTDTDETDSNHNNVISRTNEEHLPLSVLNSQDDLNVMPAQKEDTLGKSNISLKERKLPSGKFHWFWKFGRNNVDGSSEKIGVSDTATASDAGCLKQSEVVSSTTETVTIRGDAVDQNLLVTFRNLGQAMLENIQVIESAIQNDRGQIGTQEKNPKNGFVGRGQVTAVAALKELRKISNILSEM; this is translated from the exons atgtcTTTGTCTGAATCTTCGTCGCCGGTGGCGTCGGAGATACAAGTACGACGTCGTTTTAGGGATCTGAGGGGAGTTCAGTGGCGCATCGATTTGGGAATTTTGCCCGCTTCTTTCAGTTCCCTCGATCATCTTCGTCAGGTCACCGCCAATTCTCGCAGATG GTATGCTGCTTTACGGAGGTGCCTCTTGATTGATCCTCTCATTCCCAAGGATGGAAGTAATTCTCCTAATCTTGTTATAGACAATCCACTGTCACAAAATCCAG ATAGTACGTGGGGTCGCTTCTTTAGAAATGCTGAGCTGGAAAGAATGCTTGACCAGGACCTATCACGTCTGTATCCAGAGCATGGAAGTTACTTTCAGACCCCCGGATGTCAGGGCATGTTAAGAAGAATCTTGTTGCTCTGGTGCCTTAGGCATCCAGAATATGGTTACAGGCAAG GAATGCACGAACTCCTGGCTCCTTTCTTGTACGTGCTACACATTGATGTAGAGCATCTTTCTGAAGTGCGGAAGACTCATGAAGACCAATTTACTGACAAATTTGATGGCTTCTCGTTTCATGAAAGTGATTTGACGTATAGATTTGGTTTGAACTCGTTTTCTAGTTACTTGGAAGACGAATTAGGACCTCAAAAAAGTCCGGCAAAGATTAGTAGTCTTAGTGAACTTGATCCAAAAATTCAAGACATTGTTTTACTTAGTGATGCTTATGGGGCAGAAGGTGAACTCGGTATTGTTTTATCTGAAAAATTTATGGAACATGATGCTTATTGCATGTTTGATGCTTTGATGAATGGAAGTGGTGCAGTTACCATGTCAGAGTTCTTTGCCCATTCTCCTTCTGGTGTCCCACATAATGGGATCCCCCCCGTGATTGAAGCTTCTTCTGCACTGTACCATTTACTTGCTATTGTAGATGCATCTCTGCACAGTCATCTGGTTGAGCTGGGAGTTGAACCTCAGTACTTTGCGCTTCGCTGGTTACGGGTTTTATTCGGGCGTGAATTTGCACTGGAAGACCTATTGATTATTTGGGATGAAATTTTTGCAGCTGACAATAGTAAATTGTATTCATTTGCTGAAAATGATGTAGGATTCGGCTCTGGCACCCTTGATTCGTTGAGGGGAGCATTTATTTCAGCATTTGCAGTGTCAATGATACTCCATTTGCGATCTTCGCTTCTTGCCACTGAAAATGCTACTTCATGTCTTCAGAGATTGCTGAATTTCCCTGAGGATATAAAGTTGGAAAAACTGATAGCCAAAAGCAAGTCCTTACAGGGTCTTGCAATAGATGCCAACAACTCAAGCACACAACCAGCGTATAATGGTGGTTATAGGCAGAATGCAACAACAGTTGTCAGAGGTCATAGCTTTTCATCGGACTCTGGCTGCCCAAGAGCTGCCTTGCCTTTGGTACCTGAAAGCTACTGGGAAGAAAAGTGGAGAGTTCTACACAGGGCTGAAGAAAGCAAGGAAGGAGGTGTTGGGAAGAAAATACCCAATCGGATTAAGGGTTGGTCAGAAAAAGTGAAGTTGCGTCTGTCTAGAACTGAATCTGATCCATCACCATCCAACTTTATTGGCGGGAGGAGGGCCCCCAAGTCAGCTGTTAGGAGAGGTCTGCTGAAAGATCTGGCCCAACAGCTTGGATCAGAGGAAGATGTTGAAAAATTAGCATCCACTGAAGATGTATGTCAGGATGTCGCTGAAGATATTGATAATCTTGGTAGTGGTAATAACCCTACCTGCATTAGTGACGACAGATGTATGAATGGCAATGCTGGCAGTGAAGAGAACTCTTCAATATTTTCTGATCCGCCGAGTCCTATTGGTGGAACTAATGATCAAGGAAATGAATCAGAGAGTAGCGTTGCATCAAATTTATCTGTTGGAATTGATACTGATCATGTAAAAGCAAAGCCCTCCATGTCTAATCCAGATGAAGTTGATAGTGATCATAATAATGCCAACTCCTCTAGGACTGATACAGATGAAACTGATAGTAATCATAATAATGTGATTTCTAGGACTAATGAAGAACATTTGCCTCTATCAGTTTTAAACTCCCAAGACGATTTGAATGTGATGCCTGCACAGAAAGAAGATACTCTAGGGAAGTCCAACATAAGCTTAAAGGAGAGAAAGCTACCATCAGGGAAATTTCATTGGTTCTGGAAGTTTGGAAGGAATAATGTTGATGGGAGTTCTGAAAAGATAGGTGTGTCAGATACCGCTACAGCTTCCGATGCTGGATGCCTTAAGCAAAGTGAAGTTGTTTCTTCCACAACTGAGACAGTGACTATAAGAGGAGATGCAGTGGACCAGAATCTCCTGGTTACATTCAGAAATCTTGGACAGGCTATGCTTGAGAACATTCAG GTAATTGAATCAGCTATTCAGAACGACAGGGGTCAAATAGGGACCCAAGAGAAGAACCCAAAGAATGGATTTGTAGGCAGAGGCCAAGTTACAGCGGTGGCAGCTCTAAAAGAGCTTAGGAAAATTAGTAACATTTTATCAGAGATGTGA
- the LOC108220335 gene encoding uncharacterized protein LOC108220335 translates to MLYIDSCVNPLIPFWIINRLNIYPKPIHIQSKMARMVYQTLIRSSSSSSSYSFMCMSPRILTTHRHGSNQSGKQPQLIEVDLDSSSSSQNEDAEVLGIKKLEDVIHNIIVKRSAPDWLPFIPGSSYWVPPPRTRRRNQGVVDILGKLSHSHPHPPAAGLSHEESLSLSTFHGWPSSSFYFFQENSLTRPVPVEMKAEVAIEKDSDKEPQSEDEE, encoded by the exons ATGTTGTACATTGACTCGTGTGTCAATCCTTTAATTCCGTTCTGGATTATCAATCGATTAAACATTTATCCAAAACCTATACACATTCAATCAAAGATGGCTCGAATGGTGTATCAAACCCTAATCcgctcatcatcatcatcttcctcGTACTCATTCATGTGTATGTCACCCAGAATCTTAACCACTCACAGACACGGATCTAATCAATCAGGAAAACAGCCCCAACTAATAGAGGTGGATCTtgattcatcatcatcatctcaaAATGAAGATGCTGAGGTTCTGGGGATAAAGAAGCTAGAGGATGTGATTCACAACATTATTGTGAAAAGATCAGCGCCTGATTGGTTACCTTTCATTCCTGGTTCGTCTTATTGGGTTCCCCCTCCGCGCACTCGTCGTCGTAATCAGGGTGTTGTTGATATTCTGGGGAAGCTCAGCCATTCTCATCCTCATCCTCCTGCTGCTGGATTGTCTCATGAAGAGTCGCTGTCTTTGTCTACCTTTCATGGTTGGCCTTCCTCCTCTTTCTATTTCTTTCAAG AAAATTCTTTGACACGTCCAGTTCCAGTGGAGATGAAAGCAGAGGTGGCAATCGAAAAGGATTCAGATAAAGAACCACAATCTGAGGATGAGGAATGA